A region of the Stutzerimonas stutzeri genome:
ACCTCGAAGGAATGGCCTACCGCTGCCGCAACGACGCACCCTGGACGATGATATTCGTCAGCCAGGGCTCGCAGGGCTTGTGCGGCTACAGTGCTGCGGATCTGGTCGACGACAACGGCATTTCATGGGACTGGATCACCCACCCGGATGACCGGCTTCGCGTCCGTCGCTGCATCGATACTGCTGTCGCCGGAATGGGCCGATTCACCGTGCATTACCGGATCCGCACGGCTGCGGGTAACCTCAAATGGGTGATCGAGCGGGGCGTCGCGGTGCCGGACGAGCAGGGCGAGATCGTGGTGGAGGGCTTCATCGAGGACATCACCGCCCAGAAGGCTGTGCTAGAAGCGCTGGAACAGGCTGAACTGCGCTACCGCAGCATCTTCGAGAACGCTTCAGAAGGTATTTTCCAATCGACTCGCGATGGCCATTATCTGGCCGCCAACCCTGCGCTCGCACGAATCTATGGTTATGACAGTGCGTCCGAGCTAGTGGCTGACTTGGCCGACATAGAGCGCCGGTTGTATGTCCAGGGCGGTCGTCGCGAGGCGTTTTGCCAGTTGATGGAGCTGCAGGGCGAGGTGCTCAACTTTGAGTCCGAGGTCTATCGACGCGACGGCACACGCATCTGGATTTCCGAGAACGCGCATGTGGTGCGCGGTTCCAGCGGCGAGTTCATCTGCTACGAAGGAACCGTGCAGGACATCTCCGAGCGCAAACACTACCAACAGCAGCTCGAGCGGCAGGCCAATCACGACCTGCTGACTGGCCTGCCCAATCGCATTCTGCTCAATGACCGTATCGAACAAGGCCTGGCGCGCGCGGCGCGTCTTGGCTATTACCTGACCTTGGTGTTCATTGATCTGGACAACTTCAAGTTCATCAATGATGGGCTTGGCCATGTTGTCGGCGACGAGTTGCTGAAGAACATTGCCGCGCGCCTTGCCGGGAGTCTGCGAAGCTCCGACACCGTCGCTCGGGTGGGTGGTGATGAGTTCGTACTGGTGCTTAGCGATCACTACCGCGTCAGCACGGTGATTTCGTTATTGGAGCGGGTGCTGAACGAGATTAGCCGTCCCGTAACGCTTGCCGGACGTGAGTTTCAGGTTGGTGCGAGCCTTGGCGTGGCAATGTTTCCTGCCGACGGTGAGGATGCTCAGACTCTGCTAAAGCATGCCGATATCGCGATGTACGCCGCCAAGAGGCGGGGGCGTAACAACTTTCAGTTTTTTACCCAAGACCTCAATCGGGTTGCCGACGAACGTCTGAACCTTGAAGCGGCGATGCGTATCGCATTGGAACGCGACGAGTTTGCGGTGCATTACCAGCCAAAGGTAGATGCATCGCGCCGCATCGTCGGGTTCGAAGCGCTGGCGCGTTGGACGCACGCCGAGCTTGGCGTGATCGGGCCGGATCGCTTCATTCCGGTGGCCGAGGAAAGCGGGCTGATCATGCCGCTGACGCTGGCTATCCTGCGCCGAGCTGTCAGTGATGCGCGACAGTGGAACGAGGGGCGCGCCACGCCACTGCTGGTAGCTGTGAACCTGTCGCCCTTGCTGTTTCTTGGCGGTGACATCGTCGAGCGAATTGCGGCGGTAATGGATGAGGTAGGTATGCCACCGACACAGGTCGAACTGGAAATCACCGAAACGGTGTTTCTCGGCGATGACACGCGGGCGGTCTCGATTCTCGCCGAGTTCAAATCGCGCGGCTTCCGACTGGCGATGGATGACTTCGGTACCGGCTACTCGGCGCTCAGCTATCTGCGACGATTTCCGCTGGACATCATCAAGATCGATCGTTCGTTGGTCACCGGGCTCGAGCAAGAGGAGGAGGTGGCGATGATCGCCCGTGCTGCCATATCGCTAGGCAAGAGCCTGCACAAGACAGTGGTGGCGGAGGGCGTGGAAAACCTCGCTCAATTCGAATTTCTTCGCCGTAATGGCTGCGACGAATTTCAAGGGTACCTATTGTCGCGGCCAATGCCCGCTGTGCAGGTCGCCGCATTGCTGGCCGCGGGAGGGGTCGTTCGCTTGTAGCTGTTCTATCGTCAGCGCTCGGTAGGGATGGCACCATCCTGCCAGAGTTGCACCAGCTCTCGCGGAGCGCGTTCTTCGGCTATTTGCAGGATCATTTCGGCATCGGCGTCCTCGCGGCGATAGT
Encoded here:
- a CDS encoding putative bifunctional diguanylate cyclase/phosphodiesterase, encoding MTHETPARNNRRSSLLTCEVLDRSRVLDTLVNNLEGMAYRCRNDAPWTMIFVSQGSQGLCGYSAADLVDDNGISWDWITHPDDRLRVRRCIDTAVAGMGRFTVHYRIRTAAGNLKWVIERGVAVPDEQGEIVVEGFIEDITAQKAVLEALEQAELRYRSIFENASEGIFQSTRDGHYLAANPALARIYGYDSASELVADLADIERRLYVQGGRREAFCQLMELQGEVLNFESEVYRRDGTRIWISENAHVVRGSSGEFICYEGTVQDISERKHYQQQLERQANHDLLTGLPNRILLNDRIEQGLARAARLGYYLTLVFIDLDNFKFINDGLGHVVGDELLKNIAARLAGSLRSSDTVARVGGDEFVLVLSDHYRVSTVISLLERVLNEISRPVTLAGREFQVGASLGVAMFPADGEDAQTLLKHADIAMYAAKRRGRNNFQFFTQDLNRVADERLNLEAAMRIALERDEFAVHYQPKVDASRRIVGFEALARWTHAELGVIGPDRFIPVAEESGLIMPLTLAILRRAVSDARQWNEGRATPLLVAVNLSPLLFLGGDIVERIAAVMDEVGMPPTQVELEITETVFLGDDTRAVSILAEFKSRGFRLAMDDFGTGYSALSYLRRFPLDIIKIDRSLVTGLEQEEEVAMIARAAISLGKSLHKTVVAEGVENLAQFEFLRRNGCDEFQGYLLSRPMPAVQVAALLAAGGVVRL